In one window of Halomarina pelagica DNA:
- a CDS encoding heavy-metal-associated domain-containing protein has protein sequence MGDQIQFHVQDADFDCETCTTTVDQALQSEGGIEQLNVEENGTIEITYEADHTSPEMLERIIENQGYSVRRNQS, from the coding sequence ATGGGAGACCAGATCCAGTTCCACGTTCAGGATGCGGATTTCGACTGTGAAACATGTACGACTACGGTTGACCAGGCACTTCAATCAGAAGGTGGGATCGAACAGCTCAATGTTGAAGAAAACGGCACCATAGAAATCACGTACGAAGCCGACCACACCTCGCCAGAGATGCTCGAACGGATAATCGAGAATCAGGGATATTCTGTTAGACGAAACCAATCGTAG
- a CDS encoding redoxin domain-containing protein has translation MLTNGDTAPTFSGTVGTSDHEPFDLNDHLGDGPAVLAFFPGAFTPPCTNEMVALQNHHERFRDAGAIVLGVSADSPFSQGAFREEYGIEFDLISDMSGDAIRAYDLEIDIEPLGLYGVANRAVFVLDEDGAVTYNWVAKDPTNEPDYDAILNAIE, from the coding sequence ATGCTCACGAATGGAGATACGGCGCCGACGTTTTCAGGCACGGTCGGAACGAGCGACCACGAACCCTTCGACCTAAACGACCACCTCGGTGACGGACCAGCTGTCCTCGCGTTCTTCCCAGGCGCGTTCACACCTCCATGTACCAATGAAATGGTCGCCCTCCAAAATCACCATGAACGCTTCCGAGATGCTGGAGCGATTGTGCTCGGAGTGAGCGCCGACTCCCCGTTCTCTCAGGGCGCGTTCCGCGAGGAATACGGGATCGAATTCGACCTCATCAGCGACATGTCCGGCGACGCTATCCGGGCATACGACCTCGAAATCGACATCGAGCCGCTCGGGCTCTATGGCGTCGCGAACCGGGCAGTGTTTGTCCTTGATGAGGACGGAGCAGTAACGTACAACTGGGTCGCTAAGGACCCAACGAACGAACCGGACTACGATGCCATTCTCAACGCGATCGAATAG
- a CDS encoding tryptophan--tRNA ligase, translating to MTEEENFTVTPYAVEGAIDYEKLLAEFGADKLTDEQIATFPDPIHPLVRRNVFYAERDVDRFLEAANTGRPHSIVTGRGPSGPMHIGHVFPFYFAKYLQEQTNALVYIPISDDEKYLLKEMSLKAIDRHTRDNLLDLLAVGFDPDRTRIIVDTADANVVYPLATAFAKEVTQSTVDATYGTPANIGISFYPAVQATHLLLPQLVEGRHPTLVPIAIDQDPHVRVCRDIASKQRYNVEKPGALLSKFLPSLGGPGKMSSSDDVPSILLSDDRETVFKKIRRYAYSGGQSNIEAHREQGGNPTIDVSYQFLAYFFEENDERLERLAREYRDGSLLSGELKEIAATQIADFLENHQGRRSQLGSLANELAPYRLNSDERTRARERVGYPDDALSQW from the coding sequence ATGACCGAAGAAGAAAACTTCACCGTTACACCATACGCTGTTGAGGGAGCCATTGATTATGAGAAGCTCCTTGCTGAATTTGGAGCTGACAAGCTTACTGACGAGCAGATTGCAACATTCCCTGATCCAATCCATCCATTAGTCCGGCGGAACGTCTTTTACGCAGAACGCGACGTTGATCGATTTCTTGAGGCTGCAAATACGGGGAGACCCCATTCAATCGTCACGGGGCGTGGTCCGTCTGGACCGATGCACATTGGCCACGTTTTCCCGTTCTACTTTGCAAAGTATCTACAGGAGCAAACAAACGCCCTGGTGTACATCCCGATATCTGATGATGAAAAATATCTCCTCAAAGAGATGTCTCTCAAAGCGATCGACAGGCATACTCGGGACAATTTACTGGATTTACTAGCCGTTGGATTCGACCCTGATCGGACGCGCATTATCGTGGATACAGCCGATGCAAACGTAGTGTATCCCCTTGCAACCGCCTTTGCGAAGGAAGTGACACAATCGACAGTTGACGCAACGTACGGGACGCCAGCAAACATCGGGATTTCCTTCTACCCCGCTGTACAGGCGACGCATCTTCTTCTCCCGCAACTCGTTGAAGGCCGACACCCGACGCTCGTTCCAATCGCAATTGACCAGGACCCCCATGTTCGGGTATGTCGCGATATTGCGAGTAAACAGCGGTACAATGTCGAAAAACCAGGTGCGTTACTCTCGAAATTCCTCCCGAGTCTTGGAGGGCCAGGCAAAATGAGTTCCTCGGACGATGTCCCCAGTATTCTTCTCTCCGACGATCGAGAGACAGTGTTCAAGAAGATTCGTCGGTACGCCTATTCTGGCGGTCAGTCAAACATCGAAGCGCACCGAGAACAGGGTGGAAATCCTACGATAGACGTCTCGTATCAATTCTTGGCGTACTTTTTCGAAGAGAATGATGAACGACTGGAACGACTTGCTCGTGAGTATCGCGATGGATCATTACTGAGCGGCGAACTCAAGGAGATAGCAGCGACACAGATTGCAGATTTTCTCGAGAATCATCAAGGACGGCGGTCACAGTTGGGCTCACTCGCGAACGAATTAGCACCGTACCGATTGAATAGCGATGAGCGTACCCGAGCCCGAGAACGAGTCGGATATCCGGATGATGCATTGAGTCAGTGGTAA
- a CDS encoding CGCGG family putative rSAM-modified RiPP protein, with product MASHSHDHDHAHGETEPVTDRIHENSWSANLEKPQYEDDLSLLKRHAIEAVEHTASGHHVNLVTHEAHDHPEGFLYDTLDERFSDEEVHWEYIEQCGCGGHVVRVHVE from the coding sequence ATGGCAAGTCATTCCCACGATCACGACCACGCTCACGGCGAAACTGAGCCGGTGACCGATCGAATTCACGAGAATTCCTGGTCGGCAAACCTCGAAAAACCACAATACGAGGACGATCTCTCGCTCCTCAAACGCCACGCGATCGAAGCGGTCGAACATACAGCCAGTGGTCACCATGTGAATCTCGTCACCCACGAGGCACACGACCATCCCGAGGGGTTCCTGTACGACACGCTGGACGAGCGGTTTAGTGATGAGGAAGTCCACTGGGAGTATATCGAACAGTGCGGTTGTGGTGGCCACGTCGTACGCGTCCACGTCGAGTAG
- a CDS encoding ribosome biogenesis/translation initiation ATPase RLI, whose protein sequence is MTGPESGRKQEYVAIIDQDKITDEVRNIAVKYDPLNRSGHEGFHVTESGELHIDDANVLAEHKLIEKKIPNDAIQIIPLPAETGQLVHQYGENGFRLYNLPIPVDGSVIGLLGRNGIGKSTALDILAGNRVPNFGGTSEESDWDRAIELFRGTTLQTHLERLRDESVVTAYKDQRVDSLHETDAETVHELLATRSDDPDRFVDALGLRSILDRSLSDLSGGERQRVAIGATLSTTADLYLFDEPSSFLDIEQRLSVARTIRSHVQEADATAVVVEHDLATLDLLSDAIHILYGEPGGFGVVAQRSAVRTGINQFLVGKLSEENVQIRRQAIDFPSAGSRDSRSDEPILTYPKLEKSLADFSLVVEPGRIHAGESVGIVGENALGKTTFVKMLAGNVTPDSRRVPDEAIVSYKPQYITPDSDVTVRERFASATDIHAQSFKTRIQNPFDIEPLYDRSLDSLSGGELQRIGIALCLARDADLYLLDEPSAFLDVDRRVILADRIRQFSNRTNRPVLVVDHDLFVIDRVADRLIVFEGEPSQSGHANPPQSIRDGMNAFLSALGITFRRDERTGRPRVNKPDSQLDRKQKSSGEYYYRD, encoded by the coding sequence ATGACAGGGCCCGAAAGCGGACGGAAGCAAGAATACGTCGCAATCATTGACCAGGACAAGATCACCGACGAAGTACGAAACATCGCGGTCAAATACGACCCGCTGAATCGGTCCGGTCACGAGGGGTTCCACGTCACTGAGAGTGGGGAACTCCACATCGACGACGCCAACGTACTGGCCGAGCACAAGCTCATCGAAAAGAAGATCCCCAACGACGCGATTCAGATCATACCACTTCCGGCGGAAACCGGGCAGCTCGTCCACCAGTATGGTGAGAACGGATTCAGGTTGTACAATCTCCCGATCCCGGTCGACGGTTCAGTTATCGGCCTCCTCGGCCGCAATGGCATCGGAAAGAGTACTGCGTTGGACATTCTGGCTGGCAATCGAGTGCCGAATTTTGGGGGTACAAGTGAAGAGTCAGACTGGGACCGGGCGATCGAGTTGTTTCGGGGGACGACCCTGCAGACTCATCTCGAACGGCTCCGAGACGAGTCAGTCGTCACCGCCTACAAGGACCAACGGGTCGACTCCCTCCACGAGACCGACGCAGAAACGGTACACGAACTGCTCGCTACCCGTTCGGACGATCCGGACCGATTCGTCGATGCACTCGGTCTCCGCTCGATTCTCGATCGATCGCTGTCCGATCTGTCCGGCGGTGAACGACAGCGAGTTGCGATCGGTGCGACCCTCTCGACGACAGCGGATCTCTACCTGTTCGACGAACCATCGTCGTTTTTAGATATCGAACAGCGGCTGTCAGTGGCACGGACGATCCGCAGTCACGTGCAGGAAGCCGATGCCACGGCAGTCGTCGTGGAACACGACCTTGCGACGCTCGACCTACTCTCTGACGCGATCCACATACTGTACGGTGAGCCGGGCGGGTTCGGTGTCGTCGCTCAGCGGTCGGCAGTCCGGACGGGCATCAACCAGTTCTTAGTGGGGAAACTGTCCGAGGAAAACGTCCAAATTCGGCGCCAGGCGATCGACTTCCCGTCAGCTGGCTCTCGTGACAGCCGATCCGACGAACCGATTCTCACGTATCCCAAACTCGAAAAATCGCTCGCGGACTTTTCGCTCGTCGTCGAACCGGGACGGATTCACGCCGGTGAATCGGTCGGTATCGTGGGAGAGAACGCGCTGGGCAAAACGACGTTCGTGAAAATGCTCGCCGGGAATGTAACTCCTGATAGTAGACGAGTTCCGGACGAGGCCATCGTATCGTACAAACCCCAGTACATCACGCCGGACAGCGATGTAACAGTCCGTGAGCGCTTTGCATCTGCCACCGATATCCACGCCCAATCATTCAAGACACGAATCCAGAATCCGTTCGACATCGAACCGTTGTACGACCGCTCGCTCGACTCGCTTTCGGGCGGGGAGTTACAGCGTATCGGGATCGCGCTCTGTCTTGCCCGTGACGCGGATCTCTACCTCTTAGACGAACCCTCGGCGTTCCTCGACGTGGACCGTCGAGTGATTCTCGCTGATCGAATCCGCCAGTTCAGCAACCGAACGAACCGACCCGTGCTCGTCGTGGATCACGACCTCTTCGTCATCGATCGAGTTGCCGACCGATTGATCGTCTTCGAGGGTGAGCCGAGTCAGAGTGGCCATGCAAATCCTCCGCAATCGATTCGGGATGGTATGAACGCGTTTCTCTCTGCCCTCGGAATCACGTTTCGACGGGACGAACGAACTGGCAGACCTCGAGTGAATAAGCCAGACAGTCAACTTGACCGGAAACAAAAATCGAGCGGCGAATACTACTACCGGGACTAA
- a CDS encoding cupin domain-containing protein produces MVTIESLDDLDGTPYANAFPTEEPKTLRLTLSAGERAETHDHPNRHVILYLISGEISLQLDEESHQLEAGDVVHFDGAHDITSSAKTDSMALIVLSKKVE; encoded by the coding sequence ATGGTAACGATCGAATCATTAGACGACCTCGACGGCACACCCTATGCCAACGCGTTTCCAACCGAAGAGCCGAAAACCCTCAGACTAACGCTCTCTGCTGGCGAGCGTGCGGAGACACACGATCATCCCAATCGCCACGTGATTCTCTACCTTATCTCGGGCGAGATCTCGTTACAACTCGATGAGGAATCACATCAGCTTGAAGCAGGCGATGTCGTTCATTTCGACGGAGCACACGATATCACGTCGTCTGCCAAGACGGACAGTATGGCGTTAATCGTTCTCTCGAAGAAGGTCGAGTGA
- a CDS encoding MFS transporter, producing MDSNDRALTAFTMIGHAMFHTYELVIPIFVALWLGVFPVTAATLGLIVGAGFALIGVGALPSGILSDRYDSKRLIIGAMLGMGGGFVLLSIAPNVVVLSFGLLLWGLAASVYHPAGLSLISRGAKERGTAFAYHGLAGNLGVAVGPFLGAILLAFFHWRTVALLLVVPALLAAIISWRIEFDETAGVDASEEATVADGGAASPTELLAQSKLLFTGGFAFVFLIAMLYGLYYRGVFTFLPDILASVPLFEPVSIAGESFLPSQYVYAGLLMLGGVGQYVGGKLSDRVTTEYALVGTFAVLVLISLAFVPAVNAGLAPLLVVCALLGFFVYMEAPINQAIIAKYAPSDVHGLSFGYTYLGTFGVGALGAAVAGAVLTYANTAALFAVLAVFAALAVGIGGYLIVQGRMA from the coding sequence ATGGACTCCAACGACAGGGCGCTCACCGCGTTCACGATGATCGGACACGCGATGTTTCACACCTACGAACTCGTCATCCCGATCTTCGTCGCGCTCTGGCTGGGCGTCTTTCCCGTCACGGCCGCCACGCTGGGGCTGATCGTCGGTGCGGGGTTCGCCCTGATCGGCGTCGGCGCGCTCCCGAGTGGGATTCTCTCGGATCGATACGACTCGAAGCGGCTCATCATCGGAGCGATGCTCGGCATGGGTGGGGGTTTCGTCCTCCTGAGTATCGCGCCGAACGTCGTCGTCCTCTCGTTCGGCCTGCTGCTCTGGGGGTTGGCCGCGAGCGTCTATCACCCCGCTGGGCTCTCGCTCATCAGCCGCGGGGCGAAAGAGCGGGGCACGGCCTTCGCGTACCACGGGCTGGCCGGGAACCTCGGCGTCGCGGTGGGTCCCTTCTTGGGCGCGATCCTCCTTGCGTTCTTTCATTGGCGAACCGTCGCGCTGCTTCTGGTCGTCCCCGCGCTGCTGGCGGCGATCATCTCTTGGCGTATCGAGTTCGACGAGACCGCCGGCGTCGACGCGAGCGAGGAGGCCACCGTCGCCGACGGCGGCGCGGCGAGCCCGACCGAGCTGCTCGCGCAGTCGAAGCTCCTGTTCACCGGCGGGTTCGCGTTCGTCTTTCTCATCGCGATGCTCTATGGGCTGTACTACCGGGGCGTGTTCACCTTCCTGCCAGACATCCTCGCGAGCGTGCCGCTGTTCGAGCCCGTCTCGATCGCGGGCGAGTCCTTCCTGCCGAGCCAGTACGTTTACGCCGGACTGTTGATGCTCGGGGGTGTGGGCCAATACGTCGGCGGAAAGCTGAGCGACCGCGTTACCACGGAGTACGCGCTCGTCGGCACCTTCGCCGTCCTCGTCCTCATCTCGCTCGCGTTCGTACCCGCCGTGAACGCTGGGCTCGCCCCCCTGCTCGTCGTCTGTGCCTTGCTCGGTTTCTTCGTCTACATGGAAGCACCCATCAACCAGGCGATCATCGCGAAGTACGCTCCGTCCGACGTCCATGGGCTCTCATTCGGCTACACGTATCTCGGGACGTTCGGCGTGGGCGCACTCGGCGCGGCGGTCGCGGGGGCCGTGCTGACCTACGCCAACACCGCCGCGCTCTTCGCCGTGTTGGCAGTCTTCGCGGCTCTCGCAGTCGGTATCGGTGGCTACCTCATCGTCCAGGGCAGGATGGCCTAG
- a CDS encoding RNA-guided endonuclease InsQ/TnpB family protein — MYYAYKYRLKPSDAHREELDRYRDICRQLYNHALYRLNEYQDEHGELPSMTALRSELPDLKTWWDGLSDVYSKVLQTVVERLFNNLKGLSALKENGYGVGQLKWKPPREFRSFTYSQSGFKLDKKGGQTVLSLSKLADIPIQLHRSIPDDATVKQVTVKKEPTGEWFATFGVEMDREPPTKPENPERCVGIDVGILKYAHDTDGTAVGSLDLSDERERLEREQRSLSRKQHGSNNYETQRRRVAECHANLRRNRRDFLHKLSNYYAREYDLVAVEDLNVKGMMESPSNSRNTASAAWRTFLSLLEYKCEREGTHFVAVNPRGTTKECASCGVSTDKPLWVREHSCPACGFEADRDANAAWNILSRGLEDVGVGYSESTPVETALPVDTSVSAKRVVEAGSPTFKERTASAVSE, encoded by the coding sequence ATGTACTACGCCTACAAATACCGTCTTAAACCGTCTGACGCCCACCGCGAGGAGTTGGACCGCTACCGAGACATTTGTAGGCAACTCTACAATCACGCACTCTACCGCCTCAACGAGTACCAAGACGAACACGGTGAACTGCCGTCCATGACCGCCCTACGGTCGGAACTCCCCGACCTCAAGACGTGGTGGGACGGCCTCTCCGACGTGTACTCGAAGGTTCTCCAAACCGTCGTGGAGCGTCTGTTCAACAACCTCAAAGGACTCTCGGCGCTCAAGGAGAACGGCTACGGCGTCGGCCAACTCAAGTGGAAGCCGCCACGGGAGTTCCGCAGTTTCACGTACAGTCAGTCCGGCTTCAAGCTCGACAAGAAGGGCGGTCAGACTGTCCTGTCACTCTCGAAACTCGCGGATATACCGATTCAGCTTCACCGTTCCATCCCCGACGACGCCACCGTGAAACAGGTCACGGTCAAGAAGGAACCGACGGGCGAGTGGTTCGCCACCTTCGGCGTCGAGATGGACCGTGAACCACCGACGAAACCCGAGAACCCCGAGCGGTGCGTCGGTATCGACGTGGGGATTCTCAAGTACGCCCACGACACCGACGGCACGGCGGTCGGGTCGCTCGACCTCTCGGACGAACGGGAGCGGCTGGAACGTGAACAGCGGTCCCTCTCACGGAAGCAACACGGGTCGAACAACTACGAGACGCAACGGCGTCGAGTCGCGGAGTGTCACGCCAACCTCCGACGGAACCGCCGCGACTTCTTGCACAAACTCTCGAACTACTACGCTCGGGAATACGACCTCGTGGCGGTCGAAGACCTGAATGTGAAGGGGATGATGGAGTCGCCGTCGAACAGCCGCAACACGGCGTCTGCCGCATGGCGAACGTTCCTCTCGTTGCTCGAATACAAGTGCGAGCGTGAAGGAACGCACTTCGTTGCGGTCAACCCGAGAGGGACGACCAAGGAGTGCGCGTCGTGCGGCGTTTCGACGGACAAACCGCTGTGGGTCCGTGAACACTCCTGTCCCGCCTGCGGGTTCGAGGCGGACAGGGACGCGAACGCGGCATGGAACATCCTTTCTCGCGGCCTCGAAGACGTAGGAGTGGGATACTCCGAATCAACGCCTGTGGAGACTGCGCTCCCTGTGGATACGTCCGTATCTGCAAAGCGCGTCGTGGAAGCAGGAAGCCCTACCTTCAAGGAGCGAACGGCGTCAGCCGTGAGCGAGTAG
- a CDS encoding succinate dehydrogenase/fumarate reductase iron-sulfur subunit translates to MSSPQTSSDPESESDTGSSPQQRRLEKKYERVVEREEQAAVEDQSGSNEQTVHLKVFRYDPEVEEKQEPRYDDFHVPLEKGMTVLDALIYARDHFDSSLTFRHSCRMAVCGSDGFFINGSQRLGCQTQISDLDSPVQVEPLPHEPVIKDLVVDMDHFFERMESIEPYFQPDELPDGELEEQRQSPENREKIKIASRCIQCGCCTSSCNPSQTDDQYIGPAAIVKGFRFYFDEREGEQAQDHRLDLLSEEHGVWQCHTQFSCTEVCPKDIPITEEIQEMKREAVKRDIKFW, encoded by the coding sequence ATGAGCTCACCACAGACCTCCTCCGACCCGGAATCTGAGTCCGATACTGGATCGTCGCCACAGCAACGACGGCTCGAAAAGAAATACGAGCGGGTAGTCGAACGTGAGGAACAGGCAGCTGTAGAAGACCAGTCTGGCTCCAATGAGCAGACGGTTCACCTGAAGGTGTTCCGGTACGATCCTGAGGTCGAAGAGAAACAGGAGCCTCGATACGATGACTTTCACGTCCCTCTCGAGAAGGGCATGACCGTCCTCGATGCACTTATCTATGCTCGTGATCACTTCGATTCGAGTCTTACCTTCAGACACTCATGCCGGATGGCGGTGTGTGGGAGCGATGGCTTCTTCATCAATGGTAGCCAGCGGCTCGGCTGTCAGACGCAGATATCCGACTTGGATAGCCCCGTCCAGGTCGAACCGCTCCCTCACGAACCCGTTATCAAGGATCTCGTGGTCGATATGGACCACTTCTTCGAACGGATGGAGTCCATCGAACCGTACTTCCAACCCGACGAACTCCCCGATGGCGAACTCGAAGAGCAGCGACAGTCTCCCGAAAACCGTGAGAAAATAAAAATCGCATCACGATGTATTCAATGTGGGTGTTGTACGTCATCGTGTAATCCGTCCCAAACCGATGACCAGTACATCGGCCCTGCAGCTATCGTCAAAGGATTCCGATTTTACTTCGACGAACGAGAAGGTGAGCAAGCACAAGACCACCGGCTCGATCTCCTCTCTGAAGAACACGGCGTCTGGCAGTGTCACACCCAGTTTTCCTGTACCGAGGTCTGCCCAAAAGACATTCCGATCACCGAAGAGATTCAGGAGATGAAACGGGAAGCAGTAAAACGCGATATTAAGTTTTGGTGA
- a CDS encoding universal stress protein yields MYDQILLATDGTVSSQNAESHAIDLAQEHSATLHVLFVVDEGIYTAYSGDEYVDEAEGPEHGLKELGEESVEHVRSTAKDAEVEIIKAIEHGDPVEAILDYGDRKNIDMVVLGTKHRPAEYRALLGSVTDRVLRLTTRPTVVIKTEVEE; encoded by the coding sequence ATGTACGACCAAATTCTGCTCGCTACTGATGGCACCGTCTCATCACAGAACGCTGAATCCCACGCGATCGACCTGGCACAGGAGCACTCTGCCACCCTGCACGTACTCTTTGTCGTCGATGAGGGCATCTATACGGCCTACAGCGGAGACGAGTACGTGGATGAAGCAGAAGGACCGGAACACGGATTAAAAGAACTCGGTGAAGAATCGGTTGAACACGTCCGGTCGACTGCAAAGGATGCCGAAGTCGAGATTATCAAAGCAATCGAGCACGGCGACCCGGTTGAAGCAATCCTCGATTATGGTGATCGAAAAAACATCGATATGGTCGTGCTCGGAACGAAACACCGGCCTGCAGAATACCGTGCTCTCCTGGGAAGCGTCACTGACCGTGTGCTTCGACTGACGACTCGACCGACGGTTGTGATAAAGACAGAAGTGGAAGAATAG
- a CDS encoding multicopper oxidase family protein produces the protein MTEHTGLPGTGISRRKFLAATGSAGALTLAGCTAPTNSAGSPPRSPTTHQTETTPQSSATAHSSPELEKWVDEVPRPGVIEPVGTKDGSPYYEVEMREATQKIHRDLPPTTVWGYDGQYPGPTIEAQQGEPVYVRWKNELPDEHLLPVDTTIHSSKIPYDSTGVRVVTHLHGGNVEHTSDGKPTAWFTRGFEQTGPKFEKKDYYYVNDQPPATLWYHDHSLGITRLNVYAGLAGLYILRNDHEESLGLPAGKYEIPLVLQDRSFNEDGSLYYPDGVSEVDREESTPKPSIVPQFFGDISVVNGKAWPRLSVEPRKYRFRILNGSNCRFYNLNLLKYDEASGMTGSDGPPFTLIGNDGGLLGSPVQIDDGLEVGTGKRADVVVDFSDYAGQTLLVHNDARAPYRAMPDRDIEDQQPLPEVMLIDVADVGDVDDPSQVPGTLTEVPEIPVDTVDRERYLPLTMSTDDFGRPLHLLGSEEDPSGHNLYDPVTEDPKPHDTEIWSFANLTGVSHPMHLHLVHFQVLGRQSIQDYNDSSDSIDVDALEPPAPYERGWNDVVTANPGEVTHVIAHFGEFEGLFNDQTGWYMWHCHMLEHEDHDMMRPFTVLPDSDDGGH, from the coding sequence ATGACTGAACACACCGGCCTACCCGGCACTGGCATCTCACGACGGAAATTCTTAGCAGCGACGGGGAGTGCTGGTGCATTAACCCTCGCAGGGTGTACAGCCCCGACCAATAGTGCAGGAAGTCCGCCACGATCACCCACAACCCACCAGACAGAGACTACACCACAATCCTCCGCAACTGCGCATTCGTCACCTGAGCTCGAAAAGTGGGTCGACGAAGTCCCCCGTCCAGGCGTCATAGAACCGGTGGGGACGAAGGACGGAAGCCCCTATTACGAGGTGGAAATGCGGGAGGCAACGCAGAAGATCCACCGAGACCTGCCACCGACGACCGTCTGGGGGTACGACGGCCAGTACCCGGGGCCGACGATCGAGGCGCAGCAGGGCGAACCAGTCTACGTGCGCTGGAAGAACGAGTTGCCGGACGAGCATCTGCTGCCGGTCGATACGACTATCCACAGTAGTAAGATTCCCTACGACAGTACCGGCGTGCGAGTCGTGACTCACCTCCACGGCGGGAACGTCGAGCACACGAGCGACGGCAAGCCGACGGCGTGGTTCACGCGGGGCTTCGAGCAAACCGGCCCGAAGTTCGAGAAGAAGGACTACTACTACGTGAACGACCAGCCACCGGCCACGCTCTGGTATCACGACCACTCGCTCGGTATCACTCGGCTGAACGTCTACGCTGGTCTCGCTGGCCTCTATATACTCCGCAACGACCACGAGGAATCCCTCGGATTGCCCGCGGGTAAGTACGAAATCCCGCTCGTGCTTCAGGACCGCAGCTTCAATGAAGATGGGTCGCTGTATTACCCCGACGGTGTTTCGGAGGTGGATCGGGAGGAATCGACCCCCAAGCCGAGCATCGTCCCACAGTTCTTCGGCGACATCTCCGTCGTCAACGGGAAGGCCTGGCCCCGTCTGAGCGTCGAACCCCGGAAGTACCGCTTCCGCATACTCAACGGGTCCAACTGCCGCTTCTACAACCTCAACCTGCTCAAGTACGATGAGGCGTCCGGGATGACCGGTTCGGACGGTCCGCCGTTCACGCTGATCGGCAACGACGGTGGCCTCCTCGGGTCACCCGTCCAAATCGACGACGGGCTCGAAGTCGGAACGGGCAAACGAGCCGATGTCGTCGTCGACTTCTCGGACTACGCTGGCCAGACCCTGTTGGTCCACAACGACGCGCGTGCGCCGTACCGAGCAATGCCTGACCGCGACATCGAGGATCAGCAACCCCTCCCGGAGGTGATGCTCATTGACGTCGCGGACGTGGGAGATGTGGATGATCCGAGCCAGGTACCCGGTACCCTGACCGAGGTTCCCGAAATCCCGGTCGATACAGTGGACCGCGAGCGATATCTCCCACTGACCATGAGCACTGACGACTTCGGACGGCCCTTGCACCTCCTGGGCTCGGAGGAGGACCCGTCGGGTCACAACCTATACGACCCGGTGACCGAGGACCCGAAGCCCCACGATACTGAAATCTGGAGTTTTGCTAATCTGACTGGTGTGTCCCATCCGATGCACCTGCATCTCGTGCACTTTCAGGTGCTGGGCCGACAATCCATCCAGGATTACAACGACTCGTCAGACTCCATCGACGTGGACGCACTTGAGCCGCCGGCACCGTACGAACGCGGGTGGAACGACGTCGTCACCGCGAACCCGGGCGAAGTGACGCACGTAATCGCTCACTTCGGCGAGTTCGAGGGACTGTTCAACGACCAGACGGGCTGGTACATGTGGCACTGCCACATGCTCGAACACGAGGATCACGATATGATGCGACCCTTCACAGTCCTCCCGGATTCTGACGACGGCGGGCACTGA